From Streptomyces zhihengii, the proteins below share one genomic window:
- a CDS encoding DUF5937 family protein translates to MLRFHFTAEDLANTRLAPSPHPLWETASSLHRFQTRNGRWMYADWYRNACASLQESGLGRPVGAMLLPLFPRARYYADFLTPAEGVDGLDTALEAILATPDTQVRREMALAGRASRLPSWTTRLGEQPLRRELVEVLRAYHRTVLAPHEEHVQQALQAERARSARHLLSGGVAGLLSHLTPAVRWRHPVLEVPGYPTESDVHLNGRGLLLIPTYFCWNLPVALADPGLPPVLAYPVHHAAPSPPGEEQALQSLLGRTRATVLRAAAAGVTTSEAARQAGVSTGTATHHTTALRDAGLISSRRCANTVLHTLTALGAALLRAQQRT, encoded by the coding sequence ATGCTCCGCTTCCATTTCACCGCCGAAGATCTCGCGAACACCCGTCTCGCGCCCTCCCCGCACCCTTTGTGGGAAACAGCCTCCAGCCTGCACCGTTTCCAGACCCGCAATGGCCGGTGGATGTACGCGGACTGGTATCGGAATGCCTGCGCGAGCCTTCAGGAATCCGGCCTGGGAAGGCCGGTCGGCGCGATGCTGCTGCCGCTCTTCCCGCGCGCCCGCTATTACGCGGATTTCCTGACTCCGGCCGAGGGCGTGGACGGACTGGACACGGCGCTGGAGGCGATTCTCGCGACCCCGGACACCCAGGTGAGACGAGAGATGGCTCTGGCGGGGCGGGCCAGCCGGCTGCCGTCCTGGACGACCCGGCTCGGTGAACAGCCCCTGCGCAGAGAGCTGGTGGAGGTGCTGCGCGCCTACCACCGGACGGTCCTCGCGCCGCACGAGGAACACGTCCAGCAGGCTCTGCAGGCCGAACGCGCCCGCAGCGCGCGCCATCTGCTCTCCGGCGGTGTCGCCGGCCTGCTGTCCCATCTCACGCCCGCGGTCCGCTGGCGGCACCCCGTGCTGGAGGTACCGGGCTACCCCACGGAGAGCGACGTGCACCTGAACGGCCGCGGTCTGCTCCTGATCCCGACCTACTTCTGCTGGAACCTGCCCGTGGCGCTGGCGGACCCAGGCCTCCCCCCGGTGCTGGCGTACCCGGTGCACCACGCCGCGCCGAGCCCGCCCGGCGAGGAGCAGGCCCTGCAGTCACTGCTCGGCCGCACCCGGGCCACCGTCCTGCGGGCCGCCGCGGCGGGGGTGACCACGAGCGAGGCGGCTCGCCAGGCCGGTGTCTCGACCGGTACCGCCACCCACCACACCACGGCGCTGCGCGACGCCGGGCTCATCTCCAGCCGCCGTTGCGCCAACACCGTCCTGCACACGCTCACGGCCCTGGGAGCCGCGCTCCTGCGGGCTCAGCAGCGCACCTGA